From one Rhodamnia argentea isolate NSW1041297 chromosome 1, ASM2092103v1, whole genome shotgun sequence genomic stretch:
- the LOC115730615 gene encoding G-type lectin S-receptor-like serine/threonine-protein kinase LECRK1 produces the protein MVIVQVTHSLLFLLSLFLNTQQTTSGVITVGSSLSPRTNRTSWHSPSGLFAFGFYPQGDKYSVGIWLVGKPNNTVVWTANRDDPLVSSNATIKFTMDGKLVVRTDPGGQEASVVGSELLVPATSASMLDSGNLVLYDNNSRVIWESFNLPTDTILGGQNLSEGKELISSKSLLDRSSGRFKFSMQTDGNLVAYSVNYTNYPQDAYWSSDTTGQLLLLNLDPRGTLALRNFSGFDKKIFANHTLFLSEEGSAVHRATLDDDGIFRLYLHQFSQGDFSSSVVYTRWSAPEHQCDVKGFCGYNSYCRGSNDGAQCDCFPGFAFVDEHKRFLGCRRSSNYEQHCGVEDANITPSITPLPSVEFGGHPYLVLPLPLHECETSCLEDCNCEVALHRDGSCSKMKLPIIYASEVGDGSSTVLVKTLTPAPVAPPNPLVPTKPILVTEQKNTLVLIVGVSLGSIAICCSLVAAFSFLLYRYRVHKYARLSTDSTLGPAREFTLQSFSYKELEEATDGFKEEIRKGSFGAVYKGIMSDGGKSVAVKRLERAIERGEVEFQAEMAAIGHTHHKNIVRLLGFCMESSRKLLVFEYMENGSLADVLFDVERRPPWSERVRIALEVARGILYLHDECELQIVHCDITARNILLDESRTAKISDFGLAKLLMPNQTGPKTKVRGTRGYVAPELQRNAMVSTRADIYSYGVVLLEIVCCRSNMVVDVSAADEVLLCLWVHNCYIARELHKLIKDEEADMKSVERMVKIGLLCVQDDPEIRPSIKDVILMMEGIMDVPRPPCSTPSSYAS, from the coding sequence ATGGTGATTGTGCAAGTCACTCACtcgcttctctttcttctttccttgtTCTTAAACACTCAGCAAACAACCTCCGGCGTGATAACTGTCGGTTCATCGCTCTCTCCGAGAACCAACCGCACGTCGTGGCATTCGCCGTCGGGTCTTTTCGCTTTCGGGTTCTATCCTCAAGGGGATAAGTACAGCGTCGGAATATGGCTTGTTGGTAAGCCTAACAACACTGTGGTGTGGACTGCAAACCGGGATGACCCATTGGTCTCCTCAAACGCGACAATTAAGTTCACTATGGACGGTAAACTCGTCGTCCGAACCGATCCGGGAGGTCAGGAGGCATCCGTTGTCGGCTCTGAATTGTTGGTGCCCGCTACCTCGgcttccatgcttgattccGGTAATCTTGTGCTCTACGACAACAATTCTCGTGTGATCTGGGAGAGCTTCAATCTCCCGACCGACACCATACTGGGTGGTCAGAACCTCTCCGAGGGAAAGGAACTTATTTCGAGCAAATCGCTGCTTGACCGCTCAAGTGGTCGGTTTAAATTCTCCATGCAGACTGATGGGAACCTTGTCGCCTACTCTGTTAACTACACGAATTATCCCCAGGATGCATACTGGTCGAGTGACACTACCGGGCAATTATTGCTGCTAAATCTTGATCCTCGAGGAACTCTTGCTTTGCGGAACTTTAGTGGctttgacaagaaaatttttGCCAATCATACCTTGTTTTTAAGCGAAGAAGGCAGTGCCGTTCATCGCGCAACACTCGATGACGATGGGATATTCAGGCTCTATTTACACCAGTTCTCGCAAGGCGACTTCTCGAGCTCAGTAGTGTACACTCGGTGGTCTGCCCCAGAGCACCAATGTGATGTTAAAGGTTTCTGTGGATATAACAGTTACTGCAGAGGCAGCAACGACGGGGCGCAGTGTGATTGCTTTCCTGGTTTCGCTTTCGTTGATGAACACAAGAGATTTTTGGGTTGCCGGAGGAGCTCCAACTACGAACAGCACTGTGGAGTGGAAGACGCCAACATTACTCCAAGCATCACTCCATTGCCAAGCGTAGAATTCGGGGGTCATCCTTATTTGGTACTACCACTTCCGCTACATGAGTGCGAGACTTCGTGCCTGGAAGACTGCAATTGTGAAGTAGCTTTGCATCGAGATGGATCGTGCAGCAAGATGAAGCTACCCATCATCTACGCAAGTGAAGTCGGAGATGGTTCCTCCACGGTGTTGGTAAAGACCCTCACGCCTGCCCCTGTTGCTCCCCCAAACCCACTGGTCCCAACAAAGCCGATTCTTGTGACGGAGCAGAAGAACACACTCGTTTTGATCGTCGGGGTCAGCTTGGGTTCCATTGCAATTTGCTGCTCCTTGGTAGCTGCGTTTAGTTTCTTGCTGTATCGATACCGAGTTCATAAGTACGCGAGGCTGTCGACAGATTCCACTTTGGGTCCTGCACGAGAGTTCACGTTGCAATCCTTCTCATATAAGGAGCTTGAAGAAGCCACCGATGGGTTCAAGGAAGAGATCCGTAAGGGCTCTTTTGGGGCAGTGTACAAAGGGATAATGTCCGATGGCGGCAAGAGTGTAGCAGTAAAGAGATTAGAGAGAGCCATCGAACGAGGAGAGGTAGAGTTCCAGGCTGAAATGGCCGCAATCGGTCATACTCACCACAAAAATATAGTCCGATTGCTCGGCTTCTGCATGGAGAGCTCGAGGAAGCTTCTTGTATTCGAGTATATGGAGAACGGATCACTGGCAGATGTCCTGTTTGATGTTGAAAGGCGGCCTCCTTGGAGTGAAAGAGTGAGGATTGCGTTGGAAGTAGCAAGAGGAATCTTGTATTTGCACGATGAGTGTGAGCTCCAAATAGTTCACTGCGACATCACGGCAAGAAATATCCTCCTGGATGAATCTCGGACCGCAAAAATCTCAGATTTTGGCCTAGCGAAGCTCTTAATGCCGAATCAAACCGGTCCTAAAACTAAAGTCAGAGGTACAAGAGGTTATGTGGCACCGGAACTGCAGAGGAACGCCATGGTATCCACAAGGGCCGACATTTACAGCTATGGAGTCGTGTTGCTGGAAATAGTGTGCTGCAGGAGCAACATGGTGGTTGACGTTTCGGCAGCAGATGAGGTGCTGCTTTGCTTGTGGGTCCACAACTGCTACATCGCCAGGGAGCTTCACAAGCTCATTAAAGACGAAGAAGCAGACATGAAAAGCGTCGAAAGAATGGTGAAAATAGGGCTCCTTTGCGTGCAAGATGATCCGGAGATCCGACCTTCAATCAAGGATGTGATATTGATGATGGAAGGTATAATGGATGTGCCACGCCCGCCATGCTCAACCCCATCATCCTATGCATCTTAA